In Candidatus Defluviilinea proxima, a single genomic region encodes these proteins:
- the vanZ gene encoding VanZ family protein, with product MMKWIAILFGFFIITIIVLADNDMLGILGVINRIPYGDKAGHFILYGVLTFLIDLPLFGTLQHLSRRLIVLRVALILGLLIGIEEFSQQFFPSRTFDLVDLTFSYLGVGFFSWLALRIKL from the coding sequence ATGATGAAGTGGATCGCGATTCTTTTTGGATTTTTTATCATTACCATCATTGTCCTTGCGGATAATGATATGCTAGGTATTCTTGGAGTCATCAACAGGATTCCCTATGGTGATAAAGCGGGACATTTCATTCTGTACGGGGTCCTGACCTTTTTGATTGACCTTCCCCTCTTCGGCACGCTTCAACACTTAAGCCGACGGTTGATCGTGCTACGAGTGGCCTTGATCCTTGGCCTCCTCATTGGCATCGAAGAATTCTCACAACAATTTTTCCCCAGCCGTACCTTTGACTTGGTCGATCTGACGTTCAGTTATCTGGGCGTGGGCTTCTTTTCGTGGTTGGCGTT